The stretch of DNA CTTTGGAATGGTagtgtaggtgtcataaccagccataaaataactcaatatatgtcacaacaggtctgAATATATGTGTCATGatagtgttatgaccatattatgacagtttatgacaagttatgtcagctggtATGACTGTTatgacactgggtgtcaagtaTAGTGTCACCCTAAGTTTTCCTTGAATGTGGATGATAGCTAATGAGCCAAACCGGCAAAGAGAGATGAGTCCGCAACTTTATTTTTTCTTTGCTCATGTATTACACAATGTTCTGCCCTACATTTCCTAGAGGAGTGCTGAGTCACTtcttagagaggttagagaggaagtACTTTTTTCTGTTAATGCAGTATATTCTGGTTCCACTGTGTGCTTTGATTTCCTGGACCTGCAGCCTGCTTCCTATATGCTTCTTCTCATCCCACATAGCTGAGCAGCTGATGGATTCCCATAAGCACCTGTCTGGTAGGAGAACACGTCAAGAGCTTCAGGCAGAAAGGTGTGACATCATACGGAGAGCTCTGCTGGGGGTGGATGGAGATTCCGTACATATTTATGTCACAAGATGACGAGATGACAATCATTCAACAAAAACATTTTCAGTTCACGGAGGAAAGAGATGCTGCTGGGAAATGTTCAGAAAATACAGCAGAGATGGAGCCAGAGCTTtctagctccagcctcagcctcagcctcagcctcagtctcagcctcagccccagccccagccccagcctcagcctcagcctcagcctcagccccagcctcagccccagccccagccccagcctcagcctcagccccagccccagccccagcctcagccccagccccagcctcagccccagccccagccccagccccagccccagccccagccccagccccatccccagcctcagcctcagccccagccccagctcaaGCCTCAGCCTGAGTTCCAGCCTCACACCCAGACCCTTGGCCTTCTTGGAAGGCCAAAGAAAGTTAGGGAAGCACCTCACTGTGGTAGTGTATTGTTATGTTCTCCATGGAAAGTTACTGTAAACAGAGGTGAAATTGGGGTGGAAGAGCAAGGAACAGAATTCTTAAAGGGAAATGATTTTGACAGAAACGTACAGTGGTTAGTGGTTAAGGCCTGCAATATAGTAATAATGTgtgtgcttatatttgtcctagtTCACACATGTAAAAGTgtgtttttgcatatcccaactcacCATGAGACACCCTTGGAGAGTGGAGTCACTTCCAGGGTCAGCCATTATCAAAGGCGaacctggagcaattagggttaagtgccttgctcaaggtcaCATCGAGAGATTGTTCACCTtgttggctcagggattcaaactagagacgttttggttactggcccaatgctctaaccgctaggctacaggCTGTCCATATACAGGCtgtccatatacagtggggcaaaaaagtatttagtcagccaccaattgtgcaagttctcccacttaaaaatatgagagaggcctgtaattttcatcataggtacacttcaattatgtcagacaaattgagaaaaaaaatccagaaaatcacattgtaggatttttaattaatttatttgcaaattatggtggaaaataagtatttggtcaccgacaaacaaggaagatttctggctctcacagacctgtaacttcttctttaagaggctcatctgtcatcactcgttacctgtattaatggcacttgtttgaacttgttatcagtataaaagacacctgtccacaacctcaaacagtcacactccaaactccactatggccaagaccaaagagctgtcaaaggacaccagaaataaaattgtagacctgcaccagactgggaggactgaatatgcaataggtaagcagcttggtttgaagaaatcaactgtgggagcaattattaggaaatggatgacatacaagaccactgataatctccctcgatctggggctccacgcaagatctcaccctgtggggtcaaaatgatcacaagaacggtagGCAAAAATCCCcaaaccacacggggggacctagtgaatgacccgcagagagctgggaccaaagtaacaaaacctaccatcagtaacacactacgccgccagggactcaaatcctgcagtgccagatgtgtccccctgcttaagccagtacatgtccaggcccatctgaagtttgctagagagcatttggatgattcagaagaagattgggagaaaatcatatggtcagatgaaaccaaaatataactttttggtaaaaactcaactcgtcgtgtttggaggacaaagaatgctgcgttgcatccaaagaacaccatacctactgtgaagcatggaggtggaaacatcatgctttggggctgtttttctgcaaagggaccatgACCACTGATCCttgtaaaggaaataatgaatggggccatgtatcgtgagattttgagtgaaaaccttccatcagcaagggcattgaagatgaaacgtggctgggtctttcagcatgacaatgatcccaaacatacCGCCCggacaacgaaggagtggcttcgtaagaagcatttcaaggtcctggagtggcctagccagtctccagatctcaaccccaatagaaaatctttggcgggagttgaaagtccgtgttgcccagcaacagccccaaaacaccactgctctagaggagatctgcatggaggaatgggccaaaataccagcaacagtgtgtgaaaaccttgtgaagacttacagaaaacgtttgacctctgtcattgccaacaaagggtatataacaaagtattgagataaacttttgtttttgaccaaatacttattttccaccataatttgcaaataaattcataaaaaatcctacaatgtgattttctgaattttgtctgtcatggttaaagtgtacctatgattaaaattacagtcctctctcatctttttaaggtggagaacttgcacaattggtggctgactaaatacttttttgccccactgtatatcgtTAACTGTCAAGGATATATTACGCAAGCCTTGATTTTAAATCCCAGAACTGTCATcagttccttccttcctttctcttcATTAAAATTACTCATGTAGAGATGAGCTGTTATTCCTTCCTATGCTACTGTATTTCCTCTTACCTGTTTCTGTGTGACTGTGCATGTGAACACCTTGTGGAATATCTGACGAAATTCCCCTCTCTGCCCTATAAGAGCCAGACATGAGCGCCAACATGGACACAGAGGACtgctcatcagagagagagaggacacacacacacagaggactgctcatcagagagatagaggacacacacacagaggactgctcatcagagagatagaggacacacacacagaggactgctcatcagagagatagaggacacacacacacagaggactgctcatcagagagatagaggacacacacacagaggactgctcatcagagagatagaggacacacacacagacacacagacaggtgagTTGGAACACCTGCCACACACCTAAGGATTTGTTGGGGGCATGTGGTCCGGCAGGGGGACTGGGGGGCATGGCGTAGAGGCCGGGGAGATTTTGACTTGGATGTGGGAAATACTTTTAAAATTGATTACTGGATGCTGCACTGAACTGACAATACACTATAAACATGGATATGTCACAAACTATAAAAATGTGACCACCGAGTCATTTCTGGAGGCTTGAAGCAGCGTTACTGTCGCAATAACTCGAAGCAATAACTTAATAACTATAGCTAACTTAGACTGAGAAGACTTAACATGAATGTGTATGTTGTTATGTCAGGGATGCTCTATCTAAAAGTTGGACTTTTCCTTTCATCAAGTATACTTTTTTCTCCATACACCTGTcagtaaaaatgtttttattgtcACATAAACCTGAAAAGTGTTGTTTTGTACAGTCAtagccatagtagtacggcaccCCTGCTCAAGAGTACaacaacagattttttaccttgtcggctcaggtaaTCAAACCGGCAAccatttcggttactggccctatgctctaacctctaggctatgTGTTACTAGTACGTAAGGTGTGTGAGTTTACTTTCTAAGTgatgctctgtctgtctccaggttgATATAGAGATGAAGCTGCTGTTAAGCCCCACCATTCCCAGGCTCCTCTTCCTGTTAGCGTGTCTCAGTGGGTGTGGCTTGGGACATGGCATACACCTGGGAACCTGCTCTGTCACCGTACACACTCACGAACTACGCAAGCACTACACAGAGATACGGAGCTCTGTGGTgagcacacaaatacacacacaaacacagtcattTCCATGATCCTGTATTAGAACAAGAAACCTACCCTGAGGCTCtcagtctctacctctcctcactctctgtcacactgtctgttttacATATACATATTTTATTAGAGTGAATAGAATtttgtattgactgtgttgttgtgggtTCAATGTGTGCAGATAGCAGCAGACAGTCAGATGGGAgtgagactgctgaggggagacGTGATGAGGAACATACAGGTAAATTGTTCTCACTACCTTAACCTGAATATCAATGTTCTTTAAAAGGCGCTCAGTCTAGTGTTGTCCATTACGGGAGACCTTTCCCTGGTGCAAAAAAGCACATATATGTATctgtacaaaaaaatacagtaaACCCTCATAACCTGGCAGCATGATATAATTTGGAACATTTCTTTAACAATGTGCTGCAGTAAATGTAACATGTAGTGTGTCCTCCCTTTCAGGAGGGGGAGTACTGCTGTTTCCTGCGTCTTTTGCTACGTTTTTATGTGGAGAGAGTGTTTGTTAGCCACGGCATGT from Oncorhynchus keta strain PuntledgeMale-10-30-2019 chromosome 21, Oket_V2, whole genome shotgun sequence encodes:
- the il19l gene encoding interleukin 19 like — translated: MKLLLSPTIPRLLFLLACLSGCGLGHGIHLGTCSVTVHTHELRKHYTEIRSSVIAADSQMGVRLLRGDVMRNIQEGEYCCFLRLLLRFYVERVFVSHGMSQPLHRRSTSALANSFLTINKNLRQCHCHCGEDTRRKMDSLQAQFDKLEIYQAAVKAIGELDSLLDWLEELKHNSHTTHTDR